A single Paenibacillus sp. FSL R5-0517 DNA region contains:
- the parE gene encoding DNA topoisomerase IV subunit B, with protein sequence MVEQIDMSAGSTGGGQGSSGYDADDIQVLEGLVAVRKRPGMYIGSTSTSGLHHLVWEIVDNAVDEHLAKFCSKIDITLHKDGSITVQDNGRGIPTGIHKTGIPTPQVVFTILHAGGKFGGSGYKKSGGLHGVGASVTNALSEWLEVEIFRDGKIHRQRFEYWKDKKGIEHVGEPVSGLEVLGNTNRTGTKVTFKPDIRVFQNGIQFNYDTLAERLQEIAFLNSGLKIVLKDERSGNQDEYMYEGGASQFVAFLNENKDVLHDVIHFYAEKDDIEVEVAIQYNAGYTETLASFVNSIPTRGGGTHETGFRAAYTRVMNDYARRTSMIKEKDKNLEGNDLREGMMAVISVKMSEVEFVGQTKDQLGSATARSAVDSVVSENIQRFLEENPQVAQTLIRKAVQASRAREAARKARDDMRTGKKRSESSNLNGKLTPAQSKDFTRNELFIVEGDSAGGSAKQGRDSKIQAILPLKGKPLNPEKSKLADILKNEEYRAITAAIGAGIGTEFAVEDSNYSKIIIMTDADTDGAHIQVLLLTFFYRYMKPLIDAGKVYIAQPPLYKLTRKSGKLASVRYAWTDEELANYMKEFGNNVELQRYKGLGEMNPDQLWETTMNPETRAMLKVQIVDAAKAERRVSTLMGDKVDPRKRWIVENVDFTEYEE encoded by the coding sequence ATGGTCGAGCAAATCGATATGTCGGCAGGTTCGACAGGCGGAGGACAGGGGTCTTCAGGCTACGACGCGGACGACATTCAAGTACTTGAAGGGTTGGTAGCAGTACGGAAACGGCCGGGGATGTACATCGGCAGCACCAGCACTTCGGGTTTACATCATTTGGTATGGGAAATTGTCGACAACGCTGTCGACGAACATCTCGCCAAATTCTGCTCCAAAATCGATATCACGCTGCATAAGGACGGTTCTATTACGGTTCAGGATAACGGAAGGGGAATTCCGACAGGTATACATAAAACAGGGATTCCTACTCCCCAGGTCGTGTTTACGATTTTGCACGCAGGCGGAAAGTTCGGTGGATCAGGATACAAAAAATCAGGCGGTTTGCACGGTGTAGGTGCGTCAGTTACAAACGCATTGTCCGAGTGGCTTGAAGTCGAGATTTTCCGTGATGGCAAGATTCATCGTCAGCGATTCGAGTATTGGAAGGACAAAAAAGGGATTGAACATGTCGGTGAACCGGTCTCCGGTCTCGAAGTGTTGGGCAATACCAATCGGACAGGTACGAAAGTGACATTCAAACCGGATATTCGGGTGTTCCAGAATGGCATTCAATTTAATTATGATACATTGGCAGAACGCCTTCAGGAGATTGCTTTTCTGAATTCAGGTTTGAAAATTGTGCTCAAGGACGAACGTTCGGGCAATCAGGATGAATACATGTATGAAGGCGGAGCAAGCCAGTTTGTTGCTTTTCTTAACGAAAATAAAGATGTGCTGCATGATGTTATTCACTTCTATGCGGAGAAGGATGACATTGAAGTCGAAGTGGCAATTCAGTATAACGCGGGTTATACAGAGACACTGGCTTCGTTCGTGAACTCGATCCCTACTCGGGGTGGCGGTACTCATGAGACCGGATTCAGGGCTGCGTATACCCGTGTAATGAATGATTACGCACGGCGTACCAGCATGATCAAGGAAAAAGATAAAAACCTCGAAGGTAATGATCTGCGTGAAGGCATGATGGCCGTCATCAGTGTCAAAATGTCAGAGGTTGAGTTCGTAGGTCAGACGAAGGATCAGCTTGGGAGCGCAACTGCGCGGAGTGCTGTGGATTCGGTCGTGTCCGAGAATATTCAGCGGTTCCTGGAAGAAAACCCGCAGGTAGCGCAAACGTTAATTCGCAAAGCGGTTCAAGCCTCCAGAGCCAGAGAAGCAGCTCGCAAAGCACGTGATGATATGCGTACAGGCAAGAAACGCAGTGAAAGTTCCAACCTGAACGGCAAGTTAACGCCGGCGCAATCCAAGGATTTTACCCGAAATGAGTTGTTTATTGTCGAAGGTGATTCCGCGGGTGGTTCTGCCAAACAGGGACGCGACTCGAAGATTCAGGCGATTCTGCCCCTCAAGGGAAAACCGCTCAATCCGGAAAAATCGAAGCTGGCGGACATTCTCAAAAATGAAGAGTACCGCGCCATAACCGCGGCGATCGGGGCGGGCATAGGAACCGAATTTGCAGTTGAAGACAGCAATTATTCCAAAATTATCATTATGACAGATGCGGATACGGACGGCGCACATATTCAAGTGCTATTGCTGACCTTCTTTTATCGTTATATGAAGCCTTTAATTGATGCAGGCAAAGTATATATTGCTCAGCCGCCATTGTACAAACTTACTCGTAAGTCTGGTAAGCTCGCGAGTGTTCGATATGCATGGACGGATGAAGAACTGGCGAATTATATGAAGGAATTCGGTAATAATGTTGAGCTTCAACGATATAAAGGTCTTGGTGAGATGAATCCGGATCAACTGTGGGAGACAACAATGAATCCGGAAACTCGTGCGATGCTGAAGGTACAGATTGTTGATGCAGCAAAAGCAGAACGTCGTGTATCTACGCTCATGGGTGATAAGGTTGATCCGCGGAAACGCTGGATTGTAGAGAACGTCGACTTTACAGAGTACGAAGAATAG
- a CDS encoding MarR family transcriptional regulator yields the protein MTDTYEVFYIINSFRQVNQMLFRAFWNENKEIELTSIQFMVLSILRERPSIGINEVAELCHMGSSSMSAVVERLVKGEYIVRTRSDADRRSVKLQITDKGEQAQQETHHLWMERVSPILDISKEDLEHLLRIHSQMIEKLQGREMNNI from the coding sequence ATGACTGATACGTATGAAGTATTCTATATTATCAATTCGTTCCGCCAAGTGAATCAAATGCTTTTTCGAGCATTCTGGAATGAAAACAAGGAGATCGAGTTGACTTCGATTCAGTTTATGGTGTTATCCATCCTGAGGGAGCGTCCTTCCATCGGCATCAACGAAGTAGCTGAGCTATGCCATATGGGCAGCAGTTCCATGAGTGCTGTTGTGGAGCGGCTCGTCAAGGGCGAGTATATCGTTCGGACACGTTCTGATGCTGACCGCCGATCCGTTAAACTTCAGATCACGGATAAAGGGGAGCAGGCCCAACAGGAAACCCACCATCTGTGGATGGAGAGAGTGTCACCCATTCTGGATATATCGAAGGAAGACCTTGAGCACCTACTTAGAATTCATAGTCAAATGATTGAAAAGTTACAAGGAAGAGAGATGAACAACATATGA
- the gyrA gene encoding DNA gyrase subunit A encodes MSPSEQFMPAFLEEVVGDRFGRYSKYIIQDRAIPDVRDGLKPVQRRILYAMYDSGNTPDKTYRKSAKTVGDVMGNYHPHGDSSIYEGMVRMAQPWKMGHMLVDGHGNWGSQDDDPAAAMRYTEARLSPIAMEMLRDIEKRTVLFKDNFDNTAKEPVVLPSRYPNLLVNGVSGISSGFATEIPPHNLREVIDASIAVMEKPSIELDEIMMFMKGPDFPTGGLIMGGDGILDAYRTGKGRIYIRSKTEIENMRGGKQQIVITEIPYQVVKSRLVTAMENIRLEKKVEGIAEVRDESGREGLRIVVELKKEADAQGILAYLLKKTDLQVTYNFNMVAIVNKAPQQMGLKSILEAYIAHQREVVTFRTRFELEKAEDRAHVLEGLVKALNILDEVIAAIKASKNRQDAQNNLMWMFGFTERQADSILTLQLYRLTNLEINSLEKELGDLMKKIAQLRSILDSDRKLIGVIRKELMEIREKYGIDRRSAIQGEVEELKVNLEVLVNAEDVFVTLSKEGYVKRTGMQSFTRSGGERSGSGVKDGDYIAQVLEVNTLENLLVFTRKGQYFLLPVHQVPEFKWKDPGTAIVNVIPLAKDDRIASVLAVKSFEEPNHSLVFVTRRGQVKRTELKDYVTKRSGAVAACKVGKDDEVLSVHLSTGDQDIMLITKEAMAIRFREDEVNPMGRVSGGVRGIQLRDTDEVVSALWVAGDEGEVAVLSDLGYGKRSLLLDYAVQSRGGKGLATFEFKEGKRVKPNGSRIVGAFYCKEQRNITVMTKEGHVHPISSEGVPITERKHIGKLLVPVDKQDEIVELLRDFNENQPAST; translated from the coding sequence ATGAGTCCATCAGAACAATTTATGCCGGCCTTTCTCGAAGAGGTCGTAGGGGACCGTTTCGGTCGCTACTCCAAATATATTATTCAAGATCGAGCCATTCCGGACGTCCGGGATGGATTGAAGCCAGTACAACGGCGTATTCTGTACGCCATGTACGATTCAGGTAATACGCCTGACAAGACTTACCGCAAGTCTGCCAAAACCGTTGGGGACGTAATGGGTAATTATCATCCACATGGTGACTCCTCCATCTATGAGGGCATGGTGCGGATGGCTCAACCATGGAAAATGGGCCATATGCTCGTGGACGGTCATGGTAACTGGGGATCACAGGATGATGACCCGGCAGCGGCGATGCGGTATACGGAGGCCCGTTTGTCGCCCATCGCGATGGAGATGCTTCGCGATATCGAGAAACGGACGGTTCTGTTTAAGGATAATTTTGATAATACGGCCAAAGAACCGGTTGTATTGCCATCCCGTTATCCGAACTTGCTGGTTAATGGTGTCAGCGGTATCTCCTCAGGGTTTGCAACGGAGATTCCTCCACACAATTTGCGTGAAGTCATTGATGCTTCGATCGCTGTGATGGAGAAACCGTCAATTGAGCTGGACGAAATTATGATGTTCATGAAGGGTCCAGACTTTCCAACAGGCGGATTGATTATGGGCGGTGACGGCATTCTGGATGCTTATCGCACAGGTAAGGGACGGATCTATATCCGCTCCAAAACCGAGATTGAAAACATGCGCGGTGGCAAACAGCAAATCGTCATTACCGAAATTCCTTATCAAGTCGTGAAGTCGCGTCTGGTTACAGCGATGGAGAACATTAGACTTGAGAAAAAGGTCGAAGGTATTGCCGAAGTGCGTGATGAGAGCGGACGTGAAGGGCTGCGGATCGTGGTTGAGCTGAAAAAAGAAGCTGACGCACAAGGTATTTTGGCTTATTTGCTGAAGAAAACCGACCTTCAGGTCACTTATAACTTCAATATGGTTGCGATTGTGAATAAAGCACCACAGCAAATGGGATTGAAATCAATTCTGGAGGCTTACATTGCCCATCAGCGGGAAGTAGTCACATTCCGTACCCGGTTTGAGCTGGAGAAAGCGGAAGACCGTGCACATGTGCTGGAGGGCTTGGTTAAAGCTCTTAACATCCTTGACGAGGTCATTGCAGCAATCAAAGCGTCCAAGAATCGGCAGGATGCTCAAAATAACCTGATGTGGATGTTTGGATTCACGGAACGTCAAGCGGATTCCATCCTTACTTTGCAATTGTATCGTTTGACGAATCTGGAGATTAATTCTCTCGAGAAGGAACTCGGTGATCTGATGAAAAAGATTGCGCAATTACGATCCATTCTGGATAGTGACCGCAAGCTTATCGGAGTCATCCGCAAGGAATTGATGGAGATTCGTGAGAAATACGGTATAGACCGTCGTTCTGCGATCCAGGGTGAAGTGGAAGAACTCAAGGTTAATCTCGAAGTACTTGTGAATGCAGAAGATGTATTTGTTACGTTATCCAAAGAAGGATACGTGAAACGTACAGGCATGCAGTCCTTTACACGTTCTGGTGGTGAACGGAGCGGAAGTGGTGTAAAAGACGGCGATTATATCGCTCAGGTTCTGGAAGTAAATACGCTTGAGAATCTGCTTGTCTTTACGAGGAAAGGTCAGTATTTCCTGTTACCTGTTCATCAGGTACCTGAGTTCAAGTGGAAAGACCCGGGCACAGCCATTGTGAACGTCATTCCTCTTGCGAAAGACGACCGTATTGCAAGTGTGCTTGCTGTAAAATCCTTTGAAGAGCCGAATCACAGTCTGGTCTTCGTTACACGAAGAGGACAGGTGAAGCGGACGGAACTGAAGGATTACGTTACCAAACGTTCCGGCGCAGTTGCAGCTTGTAAAGTGGGTAAGGACGATGAAGTGTTATCTGTACATCTGAGTACGGGTGACCAAGATATTATGTTGATTACAAAAGAAGCCATGGCGATTCGTTTCCGTGAGGATGAGGTCAATCCAATGGGACGTGTATCCGGTGGTGTTCGTGGCATTCAGTTGAGAGATACAGATGAAGTTGTATCCGCCCTATGGGTTGCAGGAGATGAAGGTGAAGTTGCCGTGTTGTCCGATTTGGGATATGGTAAACGTTCATTACTGCTGGATTATGCTGTGCAGAGTCGTGGAGGCAAGGGACTTGCCACATTCGAGTTCAAGGAAGGCAAACGCGTGAAACCGAATGGCAGTCGTATTGTTGGCGCTTTTTATTGCAAAGAGCAACGCAACATCACTGTCATGACCAAGGAAGGCCACGTGCATCCGATCTCTTCGGAAGGTGTTCCGATTACGGAACGCAAACATATTGGCAAACTGCTCGTTCCTGTGGATAAACAGGACGAGATCGTTGAACTTCTGAGGGACTTCAATGAGAATCAGCCAGCATCAACTTGA
- a CDS encoding GDSL-type esterase/lipase family protein — MKKKKSLDSAPWIWRTVSTVSILATLLLLFGFGYAIKDVIFPEGDSALTTGQEATAPSKDKEGEPAVVEDGKIRMAVIGDSLARGTGDDEGLGFVRRAGNLLKDKGYDVQVLNNLGVNGLRTDALLEKLDEQGVRYVLQQSNFILLSIGANDLFQGGQVLQGEDPPTAEQLAAALPETSKRLQEILKKVKEINPDAQIAYIGLYNPFGDVKELEKPGNAVVAAWNDAALAILNNEDKMTLVPTFDLFENHLGEYLSSDHFHPNGQGYEQIAVRIAQEFQADTPTEGSGK, encoded by the coding sequence ATGAAAAAGAAAAAAAGCCTTGATTCAGCACCATGGATCTGGAGAACCGTCAGTACAGTATCCATCTTGGCAACCTTGCTGTTGTTATTTGGATTTGGATACGCTATAAAAGACGTGATTTTCCCCGAGGGAGATTCAGCGTTAACTACAGGCCAGGAGGCAACTGCTCCATCTAAGGATAAGGAAGGTGAACCGGCCGTAGTGGAAGATGGCAAGATTCGGATGGCCGTCATCGGTGATTCCTTGGCAAGAGGTACGGGGGATGATGAGGGACTTGGTTTTGTGAGACGTGCAGGGAACTTGCTTAAAGATAAAGGATATGATGTTCAGGTTCTAAATAATCTGGGTGTAAACGGGTTGAGAACGGATGCTTTATTGGAAAAACTCGATGAGCAAGGGGTGCGTTACGTCCTACAGCAGTCCAATTTTATTTTGCTATCCATTGGCGCGAATGATCTGTTCCAGGGAGGGCAAGTTCTACAGGGGGAAGATCCGCCAACAGCAGAGCAGCTGGCAGCGGCTTTACCGGAAACGTCAAAACGCCTTCAAGAGATTTTGAAGAAAGTCAAAGAAATCAATCCCGATGCACAGATTGCGTACATAGGGTTGTACAATCCATTTGGTGATGTGAAAGAATTGGAGAAGCCAGGGAATGCGGTTGTTGCCGCTTGGAACGATGCTGCACTGGCTATTTTAAACAATGAGGATAAGATGACACTTGTCCCTACATTCGATTTATTTGAAAATCATCTGGGGGAGTATCTCTCGTCAGATCATTTTCATCCAAACGGCCAAGGTTATGAGCAAATTGCAGTTCGGATTGCACAGGAATTTCAGGCGGATACACCGACAGAAGGGAGCGGAAAATAA
- a CDS encoding ABC transporter ATP-binding protein, whose amino-acid sequence MAEQQYDSVLSVQHLKKRIGRKWIIKDVTFDVKPGEIFGFLGPNGAGKTTTIRMLVDLIKPTEGKIKVCGYDVNRDPERALKYVGSIVENPEVYTYLTGWENLEHFARMQPGVDNDRIQEVVDIVRLDQRIHDKVRTYSLGMRQRLGIAQALLGRPRLLILDEPTNGLDPKGIKELRVFIKQLASEGMAVFVSSHLLSEIQLLCDRVAIISAGRVLAVGGVSELIEDHSKLAIWHVSPLEQGQKMLMDAGIALVSRPADVMDDTIVAGLGPNAVVAEMHEDRIPDMVQQMVQAGVQVEGVQRIQPTLEQLFLKMTEGESIE is encoded by the coding sequence ATGGCAGAGCAGCAGTATGATTCCGTCCTGTCTGTACAGCATCTGAAGAAGCGGATTGGGCGCAAGTGGATCATTAAAGACGTTACATTTGACGTGAAACCCGGTGAAATCTTTGGATTTCTCGGTCCTAACGGTGCTGGGAAAACAACAACAATACGGATGCTCGTGGACCTGATCAAACCGACAGAAGGGAAAATTAAAGTCTGTGGGTATGATGTGAATCGGGACCCTGAGCGCGCTTTGAAGTATGTAGGCTCCATTGTTGAAAATCCTGAGGTATATACCTATCTGACCGGATGGGAGAACCTGGAACATTTTGCTCGCATGCAACCGGGAGTGGACAATGATCGTATCCAGGAAGTTGTGGATATTGTACGATTGGATCAGCGTATTCATGATAAAGTCAGAACCTACTCGCTTGGTATGCGTCAGCGGCTCGGTATTGCACAAGCGTTACTTGGGCGGCCTCGTCTGCTCATTCTGGATGAACCGACGAATGGTCTTGATCCAAAAGGAATTAAGGAACTTCGTGTCTTTATTAAACAACTTGCGAGTGAAGGCATGGCTGTATTTGTCAGCAGTCACTTGTTAAGTGAGATCCAGCTTCTCTGTGACAGAGTCGCAATTATCAGTGCGGGACGTGTGCTTGCCGTTGGAGGCGTAAGCGAACTGATTGAAGATCATTCCAAGTTGGCGATATGGCATGTATCCCCACTGGAGCAAGGTCAAAAAATGTTAATGGATGCAGGCATTGCTCTGGTAAGTCGACCTGCGGATGTAATGGATGATACGATTGTTGCGGGTCTTGGTCCCAACGCTGTGGTTGCCGAGATGCATGAAGATCGAATTCCTGATATGGTACAGCAGATGGTTCAAGCTGGTGTACAGGTTGAAGGGGTACAGCGGATTCAGCCTACGCTCGAACAACTATTCTTAAAAATGACAGAAGGTGAATCCATTGAGTAA
- a CDS encoding DHA2 family efflux MFS transporter permease subunit — translation MSTTTAAAPSSAMDNIKKGPIVAALLIGAFVAFLNQTLMNVALPKIMEDLAINANKAQWLTTGYMLVNGVLIPVTAYLIAKFSTRQIFITAMTLFTIGTLVCGLSPTFTILMVGRVIQAAGAGILMPLMTVVFLTIFPIEKRGQAMGTMGIAMILAPAIGPTLSGYVVEHYSWRLLFYIILPFSIIATAIGIAFVKNVTRQSRPKLDYPGVILSTLGFGSLLYGFSDAGTDGWGSAIVIGCLVVGAISLILFVIRQLTTDHPLLEFRIFKYNMYSLTTIINMLVTMAMFAGMILLPIFLQNIRGFSPIESGLLMMPGAILMGIMSPITGRIFDKVGARWLSVAGLAITAITTFGLSRLAIDTTYGYMMFIYTARMFGMSMLMMPIQTAGLNQLPQRLNAHGTAMSNTLRTVAGAIGTAILVTIMSSKLKTHLADAVAAGQVDPTDKTAMIAATADATIYGVNYAFIVATGMTVVALIMAFFIRKTKPAVEPVTVEQEKATATA, via the coding sequence ATGAGCACGACTACTGCTGCAGCTCCATCCTCCGCGATGGACAACATCAAGAAAGGCCCGATTGTAGCGGCATTGTTAATTGGTGCCTTCGTGGCATTCCTGAACCAAACCCTGATGAACGTAGCTCTTCCTAAAATTATGGAAGACCTCGCGATCAATGCAAACAAAGCCCAATGGTTAACCACGGGTTACATGCTCGTCAACGGTGTACTGATTCCGGTTACGGCATATCTGATTGCGAAATTTTCAACTCGTCAAATTTTCATTACAGCCATGACTCTCTTTACCATAGGGACGTTAGTCTGTGGTCTTAGTCCAACCTTTACGATTCTGATGGTGGGTCGTGTCATTCAGGCTGCGGGTGCAGGTATCCTGATGCCTCTGATGACCGTTGTATTCCTGACCATCTTCCCGATTGAGAAACGTGGTCAGGCCATGGGAACCATGGGGATCGCGATGATTCTGGCTCCTGCGATTGGGCCTACACTTTCAGGTTATGTAGTTGAGCACTATTCTTGGAGATTATTGTTCTACATCATCTTGCCATTCTCTATTATTGCAACGGCAATTGGTATTGCTTTTGTCAAAAACGTAACACGCCAGTCCAGACCTAAACTGGATTATCCAGGCGTTATTTTATCTACACTTGGTTTTGGTAGTTTGCTTTACGGATTTAGTGATGCGGGTACTGATGGATGGGGCAGTGCAATTGTCATTGGATGTCTCGTGGTAGGTGCGATTTCCCTGATTCTGTTCGTTATTCGTCAATTGACAACAGATCATCCGCTCCTTGAATTCCGTATTTTCAAGTACAATATGTATTCTTTAACGACAATCATCAATATGCTTGTGACGATGGCGATGTTTGCAGGTATGATCCTGCTTCCAATTTTCCTGCAAAACATTCGTGGTTTCTCACCGATTGAATCAGGACTTCTGATGATGCCTGGTGCGATATTGATGGGGATCATGTCTCCGATCACGGGTCGCATATTTGATAAGGTAGGCGCTCGCTGGCTTTCAGTTGCAGGTCTTGCCATTACGGCAATTACAACATTTGGACTGAGTCGTCTGGCCATCGACACGACTTACGGTTACATGATGTTTATCTACACGGCTCGTATGTTCGGTATGTCGATGCTGATGATGCCGATCCAGACAGCAGGTCTGAATCAACTGCCTCAACGTCTGAACGCGCATGGTACAGCGATGTCCAACACATTGCGTACGGTTGCCGGAGCGATCGGTACAGCCATTCTCGTTACCATCATGAGCAGCAAGCTCAAAACACATCTGGCCGATGCAGTGGCTGCGGGTCAGGTTGATCCTACTGATAAGACAGCGATGATAGCTGCTACAGCAGATGCAACAATATATGGTGTTAACTATGCATTCATCGTGGCTACCGGAATGACCGTGGTTGCTTTAATTATGGCGTTCTTTATTCGTAAAACGAAACCAGCTGTTGAACCTGTTACTGTAGAACAGGAAAAAGCGACGGCTACCGCATAA
- a CDS encoding MarR family winged helix-turn-helix transcriptional regulator — MYNSDFAKCWSRLTKDYKLHMDQELAPSLTEAQLAVLEVLEDHQKMKPSDLIPYLATTPAAVTMLLDRMEKNDLIRRNRDNQDRRIVWVSLSDKGRMETERGITIRNEFMNSVLSNISMHNQQLLVYLLGKMTTPKTKEPALSTSV; from the coding sequence ATGTATAATTCCGATTTTGCCAAGTGCTGGTCCAGACTAACCAAAGATTATAAACTGCATATGGATCAAGAGCTGGCCCCCTCATTGACGGAGGCTCAGCTAGCTGTCCTGGAGGTGCTTGAGGATCATCAGAAGATGAAACCTTCGGATCTGATTCCTTATCTGGCGACTACGCCAGCTGCCGTAACCATGCTGCTCGATCGGATGGAAAAGAATGATCTGATTCGCAGGAATCGGGATAATCAGGATCGACGCATTGTCTGGGTTTCTCTTTCCGATAAAGGAAGAATGGAAACAGAGCGGGGGATTACCATCCGCAATGAATTCATGAACTCTGTTCTCAGTAACATATCGATGCACAATCAACAATTGCTGGTATATCTGTTAGGCAAAATGACAACACCTAAAACGAAAGAGCCTGCATTATCCACTTCGGTATAA
- a CDS encoding CAP domain-containing protein: protein MKKKWMKTVVTSSLTAVLAVGVMLPASASAADSTYKTTTTYKITSTDSLKAYIEQWLKQNGYTVSEGQIVEKPATQPDQTTKPAEPTTKPTQPTTKPEQPAKPAQPTQEEKPATTPAKDSSNTGNTGNNTSNNGSESTQSDFATQVVKLVNAERAKAGLSALTSDALLDKVAVAKVKDMSNNNYFDHQSPTYGSPFDMMKQFGVTYSYAGENIAKGQKTPQEVVTAWMNSAGHRANILSKNFTHIGVGFYNGYWAQEFIGK from the coding sequence TTGAAAAAGAAATGGATGAAAACTGTCGTAACGAGTAGTCTGACAGCCGTACTGGCCGTAGGTGTAATGCTCCCTGCTTCCGCGTCTGCTGCAGATTCAACATATAAGACTACCACAACGTATAAAATTACAAGTACAGACAGCCTGAAAGCATATATCGAACAGTGGCTCAAACAAAACGGATACACTGTATCCGAGGGACAAATTGTAGAGAAGCCTGCTACGCAGCCTGATCAAACGACCAAACCTGCTGAGCCGACTACAAAGCCAACTCAGCCGACAACTAAGCCTGAGCAACCGGCTAAACCAGCACAACCAACACAAGAAGAAAAACCGGCAACCACGCCAGCTAAAGATTCTTCAAACACAGGTAATACCGGTAACAATACAAGTAATAATGGCAGCGAAAGCACACAATCCGACTTTGCTACGCAAGTTGTAAAGCTTGTGAACGCTGAGCGTGCCAAAGCAGGTCTGAGCGCACTGACTTCAGATGCTCTTCTGGACAAAGTAGCTGTAGCTAAAGTAAAAGATATGAGCAACAATAACTATTTTGATCACCAGTCACCGACGTATGGTTCTCCGTTTGATATGATGAAACAATTCGGAGTAACTTACAGCTATGCAGGTGAAAACATTGCCAAAGGACAAAAAACACCTCAGGAAGTTGTAACAGCCTGGATGAATAGTGCAGGACACCGTGCCAATATTCTGAGCAAAAACTTTACACATATCGGTGTAGGGTTCTACAACGGATACTGGGCTCAAGAGTTTATCGGTAAATAA
- a CDS encoding ABC transporter permease, translating to MSNIMPLIRNETIKMVKKKRLYIIFIVLAILVPMFTYAQMKSAENNRDKFGGDWRLELQQAITDNQNSLGSDRVPEEYKKYRTVYIQQMQYYLENDINPKEPGGVTFTREFMNNAVGLFIPLLIMAIASDLVSGERTTGTIKMLLTRPVRRWKVLLSKLITLIMFVSIIVVSAYIICYVISGAVFGYKGFNMPIFTGFKVVGTDVDMSAVHAVDQWLYMLMQAGLIWFVSVIVAMLAFMVSVLVRSTAASIVIMMAALIAGTILTSMAASWQTAKYLFMVNLELPDYLSGGLPPIEGMNLGFSLIVLSVWGVASLIVSFLVFTKRDILN from the coding sequence TTGAGTAATATCATGCCGCTGATTCGCAATGAAACGATTAAGATGGTGAAGAAAAAACGGCTTTATATTATATTTATTGTACTTGCGATCCTGGTACCGATGTTTACGTATGCCCAGATGAAATCTGCGGAGAATAATCGTGACAAATTCGGAGGCGATTGGCGGCTTGAACTGCAACAGGCCATTACAGACAATCAAAACTCGCTCGGGAGCGATCGCGTGCCAGAAGAGTACAAGAAATATAGAACCGTGTATATCCAGCAGATGCAGTATTATCTCGAAAATGACATCAATCCCAAAGAACCGGGTGGTGTTACCTTTACACGGGAGTTCATGAACAATGCAGTAGGATTGTTTATTCCACTGTTAATCATGGCCATTGCTTCAGATCTTGTTTCAGGTGAACGTACCACAGGTACGATTAAAATGCTTTTAACGCGTCCGGTTAGGCGCTGGAAAGTGCTTCTGAGTAAATTAATTACTCTGATTATGTTTGTTTCGATCATCGTGGTATCAGCCTACATTATATGTTACGTCATATCGGGTGCGGTCTTTGGGTACAAAGGCTTCAACATGCCAATCTTTACAGGATTCAAAGTTGTGGGAACCGATGTAGATATGTCGGCAGTGCATGCTGTAGACCAGTGGCTGTATATGCTTATGCAGGCAGGACTGATCTGGTTTGTGAGTGTAATCGTGGCTATGCTAGCATTTATGGTATCCGTACTTGTGCGAAGTACAGCTGCGAGTATCGTTATTATGATGGCCGCTCTGATTGCAGGAACTATCTTGACAAGTATGGCTGCATCTTGGCAAACAGCGAAATATCTGTTCATGGTTAACCTCGAACTTCCTGATTATTTGTCAGGTGGATTACCGCCAATCGAGGGTATGAATTTAGGTTTTTCTCTTATTGTGCTTAGTGTTTGGGGCGTTGCTTCACTCATTGTGTCATTCCTTGTCTTTACGAAACGGGATATCTTGAATTAA